The genome window GtgataataaatcaaataaacagttatttatgattttttttaccatgttcCTAATGCCATATTCAACAATTCCCCAATAACCGTGACTATTGGTCAGCTGAATATTCAGCTGTGCGTTCATGAATTCTGTCTGAAATGATGAAAGCATCGTCCAATCTGTCAGAAATATAGCTACATTTGTAGCCTAATTGCTGGATAACTGGACAGTTAGGATGATGCTTTCACTATGTCAGACAGAATTCATGACTGCATAGCTAAATATTCAGCTGACTATTGGTTACTCATGGATACCAACTCATGTCTGTGTATTTTAATTAACTCTGTGATGAGGAAACAGGGGAGGACCTACGAGCTAGGCTGTCGGGACTCTGCATTTCTACATCTGTATGTGATATACTTTCGCTGGATGTTTTGAAGGATTGCTTGTTTTCCCGCCCTTACATGCAAAAAACATGTTGCACTATGGCAACAAGCATTGTCTGCATCGATTCTCGTGAGGTATAACCACACTTTTGAAGGTTTGACTCGCTCTGCCATTGCCCCTGCAGGGTGTCTGTGtccctgtctgtgctgctgtgtgtgccCTGCACTCCCTGCACAGGACAGGCTCCAACACCGATTTCTCTGTCCAGGATTAAAGCAATGAAAATCTATCACGGACGAATACCTTAATTTTTCCAGTACTCTTAGCAGATCTGTTGTAGCTTATTGTTCCATGGCCTTTCTAAATTGAACCCCCGGGCCCATTTAATACCGGATTCTGATACCCATCCATAGCTATCTATACAgtagaaagacagaaatatttaTGAAATTGGTGCTAAATGACAAGAGAAAATAGGTCTGTGGTATTTCCCTTTGCTCAAAAGGTAGAAAACCTAgaacaaccagaatgcactgcaccACACTGGACCAGTCATGAATTTGAACAGTGCTTAGTTTTTTCTAAGAAACCATAAAGCAGCCAGTTGGAAACAAACATTATGGTGTTACAGCTAAACAGTACACTAAAccatgtttctgaaaacatttttgtcaggaacaggaacaggaTCGTGCTTCAGAATTTGTGCTAGCTTCCAACAATTAAGACTAGCTCATGTGGAGCTGTTTTCCATGTGGGTTTCTCAACCAATATAATTAACCAACACATATAATAGACATATGATCAAGCAATAACCTGATGATCAGTCATTCTGAAAATGTAGCGGCTGGGTGGTATAAATCGACTGGGGGAAAAATGCTTTGCAACAAATTTCAGGCTGACTACATGGTCGTCTTGTTGGGTCCTGTTCTGTAAAGCATGACCAACATGAGAGCATAATAAGACTCTGaggctgtttttgtttaataCATTAAGTCAATCAGCATCTGTCTCAGAGGGGTTCTTTTACTGGGACAACAGATATCAATATTTATTAATGAAAGACAGCACCATGGTGTCAGATTTAACTGCAATTAGAAGAAGACCACCTACCCAAAACAAACCtttataaatgtaaatggatcatatttgttgttgttttgtcattacaGGCATGCTTGCTTCCTGCCTCAACCAGTTACAAAAAGTAAGACAGGAACACAAAGGCCGTTAGATATGTGTCTGGATGTTGGGAAAACAAATCTGGATTAccatagaaaaaagaaaacaagacaggaAGAACATGTTGGATGAAGATTCTCAGTCACACAGGTCATGGATATCTAAGTGCTTGTGAGTTtcctgaagatgtttcaccACTCATCACTTACCCAAGTGGCTTTTTCTACAGAAGAAGCCTCTTTATCTAAGCGCTATAAGAAGGCAACTAGACTTGCTTGAGTTTGCTGAAGAGACAAGAAGCGACTTCTGTTCAGAACTGAAGTTTAAATCTAAACAGAAGATGCTGCCTTTGTACAGCACTTAGATAAAGACGGAAATATGGACTAGAGAACTAGGAGTAAACTGACGACTGCACTGTAAACACTCCAAACTGCTCACTTTGTGAAATTACACAAAGGAATCAGTGTTGGAATAATGTATTGATCAAATAAAGGAACACATTAGCGGCGTGGAGATGGTGACTTAAATGATGGCAGAAAGTAGCAGAAGAGGATTGCAGGGTTAGATGGGTGCAAGGTCACCATTTGTTGGAGCTGTTCCCACCCTACCTGGGCAGCTGAACTGGAGACATTGTTAGCTAGAACATTACAGCGTATAGTTAACAATGTAACTGCAATTACAAATGTTGTGATCCTGTTGTGCTCCTTGTCCTGCTGGTAAATGTGGTGTTCCACTTAAATGCTTGGGTGGTGCCAAAATCTCTTCAGCAGGGCAAATTAATTTGGAATCATGCTTACGGTATATATTTTTTCGGATGAAAAGTTGCCCAATTTCAGAATTCACTAACCACTAGTATACAGGGTTTTTACCATGGAAACGACGTGTTCCCCTCTCTTGGCCTTGGGAAATTGAATGTGGTACTGCAGCTGTCCTGCAGCTCTATTATTCTTCTGACTCTTAGGGTTTGTGAGTAACTCCTTAATTTGAGACTGCTGCAAGTGAAATGTTCAGAAATGGAATGggtcaaaacaacaaacatactaAAGAGGTAACAGAGTGGCTCAACTGAAATGATGAAAATCTACTTTACACATTTATCATGTTTATGTATGAATAAAATGCTTTAAGTGGCACTGACCAGGATTTGAGTCAAATAGCAGCACTCAGGACCAGTACCGCTCTAGGCTTACTGATGCCCATGTTGAAGCTGTATTTAGGGTTTCAACTGTGACCTCCCTCAGGGCAAATTCCATATCCAACAGCTGCTACTACCTAACCAGTTACAATTTACATCAAAATACACTTTCAAAACAATGTCTGAATGATAACAAAGCTAGTTTGACAACAGTCAGTACTAACACTGCCTATGTTGGTTGCTTACTTCCAATATGATAATAGTAGGTGTTTACTTACAGGTGAATGAGACATGAGGAGTTACTTGTAGTAAGCAGGGGCAGTTCCTCATATGGACGATAAGGGCAGCCGACCAGGGCAGAATTTGTGGAGGGGCATCATGCAAGCTAGGATCTACTGGTAGTAAGACATTGTGATGTAAACAAATACCAATACACTCTTTGTTTCAATTGATTGAATATGGACTCAAAATTGACGGTTCAGAATCAAATTTTAAAAGCATTGCAGAAAAATCTTAACCTGGTACAGCTGTGTTCAatagtttacatacacttgtacagaacatgtatatcatggcagtcttgagttctgtttatttctacatctctcatttttctctgatggaatgagtggaacataTACTTGttagtcacaaaaaaaaaaaaaaaaaaaaaacattcatgaagtttggttcaataatgaatttattataggtTATCTGAAAATGCAACAAACAAGTATTTGTTCAGAGATTCGAGAAAGTTATGCTTATGTAGCCTGGAACAGCTAGGTTAAAGCAGAGATGCGGAGCATCTACACATGTCTGGTAAAATCACTGGTAACACTTTACAGTAAGGTACATAAAGATGTGAGGAGTTACTGAGGACTGAGTAAGGAATGATTCAGGAATGACTTGGTATTTAAATCATTAATGAGTCATTCCTGAATAACTGATTTTAGGAGTATAAAATAGATAATGATGAGTTACCGAAGAACAGACTGGGAGATAAAATATTAATGAATTATTAGGTAATGATCATCGTCACTTATTAACGATTAACTATCAAGTAGTTCCTGATTAATTTCTTACTTGCCTCTCCGTAACTACTCACATTTTTGTGTACCTTATTGTGAAGTGTCACCAGATCACTTCTCTGTAATTCCACGcctgcagatttttattttcttcattttaaatgttatggTCTTCCGCCCCACCCAACAACAGTGACATAACTTGAGACAATTTTGCTCTGCGGGGCCACAAAATGCTTCATGCAGCTTTTCTCCCCTTTAATGTTGAGAGCACAGAGGCAAAGCCATAATCAGcccatcttcatcatcagaAAAAACGACTCTGAAAGCAGCTTACTACAACCCATATTTACTCTACTTGTAAGGTGGGGACCTCCAGTGGCTGTAGTAGTTATTACGGCAGCATTGGAGGAAGTGAGGTGAAGTAGTAAAAAGGTCGATAAAGGGAGAAGGACTGGGTGGACAGCAGGGTTAAACAAGCAGAGGACTTTCACACAGTAGAATGCACTTCATGTCCCTTAAGAAACCAAACATCAACAGCaagttattttaatttattaaaaTAAGTAGCATATTAGTTTTATACCCCAAATCATCAAGTTTTTTGAAACCTTAACAGGTAGCTTTGTTGCCTAAAACTAACCAAAATGTGAGCAGACGACAGAGGTCTGGAACACCCTTCAACTGCTGCAACATTCATGTTGTTGCGGAAATGGTGATATATACCGTTTCGGGAGTTACTTGCAATCAACCTAGTTATGACCATAGGTATAAGCATGTGTCAGTCTGATAATTGAGATGAGCTTTATGAGCTTTATTCTGTTTGAAACTTTCCCTAATTATTGTTGACTTCATTCCCTCACCATTCATTCGTGCACCTTGCATTGCAGCCTTTTCCAAGCGCAACCACCTTTCTGAAGCAACACTAGGTATGTGGGTTAGCCATCCTATACATGCTTATGTGAAGTTTAAAGCAAGTTTATAAGTGCTCTTAGCAGCATTGAAGGACGTGACGAAAAAAAATATCCTTTCAGCAAAAGGTTGTAACAGCTCACTGATTTAAAAAAGCAGAAGGCTAAAAGAAATGTGGGCTGTAATGaaagaacacaaacagatttctgtgtcacattttaaaatgaatcatgatTTCTAAAGGTGTGTTCAAAGAGAGTACCTAATAGCCACTTCGTTTAAATGGCAGAAACATTGTGAAACAGTGGTTAAACCGTAAGTGTCCCATTTTCAGTTCATACTGGACAGGGACAAACATTTGCTTGCTTATACACTGTATAGCCGAGAAGTGCAATGAACAAGTGTATTTTGATGAGATTTCATGGTTACGCTTCAAGATTAACGTTCATCCTATCAATCCACTCActggtctgtctctctctcaataCTTACTTACGCAGATGTTGGTGCAGGCGTTTCTTAGGTTGTAACAACAGATGATCTCCTTAAAAGTCTTCCTCATCTCCTGACTCCTGAAGGCATAGATCAGTGGGTCAATCACAGAGTTGCACATGATGAGGATGAGGTACATGTTGAAGTGGGACATGAAGCACACGCAGTAGAGGTTCCGCGGACAGGAGATCATCAGGATCAGGTGGAGGAAGAAGGGCGCCCAGCATACGATAAATATCCCCAGCAGGATGGTCAGTGTGATGGCCCCCTTCATACTGGCCCGCTGGTGGATGGAGTTGTAGCCGGGCAGGGCAGCAATGCGCTTGACGTGAGAACGCGCCAGCATGAACATGTGGCTGTAGAGGGAGGCCATGATGAGCAGCATGGCGAAGAACATCGAGACGAGGCAGATGATGACAGGGGTGGTGTCTGAATAGATGATAAAGACGATCCCACAGCCCGTGCAGAAGGTCCAGATTGCCCCGATGATGCAGCCGGCTCTCTTTACTGTCATGATGTTGTGATACCTCAGTGCATAGAAAATGGTGACGTACCTGTAGATGATAGCAAATGTTGGAAGAATTGCACAAATCCCTGAAAAAATTGTCCCTGTGCACAATAATGCAATAACAATGCTCTAAGTCTAAGGGAGTACACACAGTACGTACCAACTCATTTATTTGACCTGTAAAAGGGTACTTCAAGAATTGCATATTGAAGTTTgagttggggaaaaaaagtcaataaGTGAACACCCAGGTTTTTAGAATTAGTGCAGTGAAAATGAATACATAATTTGCACAATTCGTCTTAAACTGTGTAGCCCCCCGACTGTTGCTGATAAAACAACACTTAATACTTTCTAAGGCTGGGCTAACACTACAGGAGTTTACCAATCCTATCAAATTGAAAAAATCTTCACAGATGTTCTCTCTAATCTCAGACCTTCACACACTACAGGATGTGTCTATAATTATTGTGCTAGGCGGAGCAATGCAGCATCCTTTGTAATCTCTCTTAACCTCCCGAgctgctcacagactcatcaGGGCCACCCCGCtgaatactgtatatgtttttgatattttacgACCTAACATCTGGACGACTACGATGGCATTACATCATCACTTTCAATACAGCCATTGAAAAAGATATCCCAGAGCAGCTGAATGTGTTGCCAAGCAACCGTTAACAACCCTAGAACTTCAGGCTAACATTATCCTGCACACTACTGATGACAGATATTAAAACTGACTGTTAAAATCTCAGTTCTCGCTGAAGAATAGACGACCATTTGTTGATCGTTGTCTCATCCAGACAAATGTATTCTGCTTTGATTGTCTCTTTGTTTGTCTCTCACTGCAAAGTATTAACATTAGTGCAGCAAGTTGTTTCACCACAGTTTATGTCTACTTCCCAATGAGATCTTAAGGCCGATTTGTAAACCCCTAACAACACACAAGTAACCCAGCTTCTGGACCAGGATGTCTCCTCCGATTGTCAGGAGGGGTGTTTTGAGGTTATCTCCTCGACAGTCTTGCAATGTGATCCTGGTCTACGAAATGACAAATTGTTTAGTTGACCTGATTTATGTTAAAGGGACCAGATTTAGTACTATTTGATTGATACTTTTTCCTTTgctaatgttttaaaacatttttgcaaccctgttttatattatttttctattttgctTTGATTGAATACTTTTTTGGCGAAAAAAGCATAAACTTTTTCAAGATTGATCTTGTGTTCCTGCCTGATAATTtccaaattattattatgtatgaGTTCTGTTGTAGCCCAATATTAGGAAAATAGGAGACCTGAGTTGGCAGTTATTGTGGATATCACtatgttgctaatgttagccaacTACATTGCCAATTACAATATTTTTTGTTGCAATATAAGATTTTTTGATTCATGCTTTTTTCAGACAAAACTGATTAAACTAATTCTGTTCATGTAAagggttaaaataaaataaaataaaataaaatgttaatacaGGTATTAAAAACATGGTGATAAAGTGTTTAAAAAGTTATAGAGACTGCGGTATTTTATTTAGACATGTAAAaggggtttgttttgtttgttactcAGTTCAAAGATAGGTGAATGATTAATTTAGATTTTCTTGCTCAGAGTTACTGTTTCCTGCATAGTTGTGTGAATATGTGACTTAAGAAGGACACATAAACAGGTGATTTGTTATGATGTAACCTGAGTAATGCTGGAAGGTAAAGGTTGTAAgaatttattttagttttatgtgCAATTTGGTAAGAGTTAAGCTGTTGAAAATATGACAGTAACCAAATGAGAGAtaattgattttgatttttgacAGCTGATTTTTCatggtgctgttgttttcaaTGTATTAACATGCTAtggttacatacatgttttctGAAGGTATCGCAATATCTGCCATACTTGAAATACTGCAACTCACCTGATACAACACtaagtatttttgtttattacctcagtaagtCATTTGTTTAATATATCTTTTTGATAAGGAAGCAGAATAAATCCTGCAGTCACGCTGAACGCAAGCTAAAGTTTTCTGCCACTTTGTTCCTACATACAGAGCTGCAGGGTTATGAACACTCCTCTCCTTGGTACCACCCACCAGACTAGGGTGGCATTATTCACATACTATTGTGAGAGTGAATTTAATACAAAGTAAatttcattaaaataacataaaagagCTTTCCTAGAGGAGTAATAAGAAACAGGTACAagagtgtgtatttgtgtactAAAATGGAGGTTCTACAGGGATTTCAGGAAAAGAGATCAAAGTGCTTCCAACGATCCGAACACACCTCCCTCCATCATTACCTGTCCACAGCGATAGCCAGCAGGCTACACATCGAAGCGACGACAGAGATGCAAATCATGGAGTCGAACACATTGTCCATCTGCCTGATGAAGTGGTCCTCCACCACTAGCTGTCTGTTATTGAGCAGGTAAATGATGATGGTCTCCCAGGCATTGGACACACTCACCAGCATGTCCGCTACTGCCAGACTGAAACAAGCAAACAAGTTAGATTATGCTTTGATCATAAACATAGATGTGAACAATGATGTGCATGTTTCTGTTAAGGTGCTTTTTCGCCCCTAATGAATCAAGGATCTGTCACAGAGGGACAAAACAAATagatcattttcttttctctttgggCAACCAGCTGGCAGAAGTGAGGCCCCAGTATTGTCTTCACACAATATTGTCCTTTACATTTGTACCTAAGAATTCTTAATTCCTATTGTCTCCTTTGTTTGATGTCAGAGTGTGTTTTAGTTGTGACTTCTGAGACATCTTGGAATTGTACCTCGTGAGTATATCACTGACTTGATTGGAAGTAAAAAATACCCATGTACGTGTGGACTAAGCCTTAGACTGTGTTGTTCCTGTTCGTCACTCTTTGTTGGTCCTTCTGAACAGTTCTTGTCCTCATGTACTTTACCTCATGTGCTCCCCCTTGATTGATGGTTtgttctctgtctttgttttacaGTTGTCTGGATTGTCCTCATCTGCCAGCTTTTTGTTTCCTGCCTTTGTGATCTCCTTTTGTGAAATTAAGACTGATTTTCAGCTTTCATTAAAGTTAGGTTTTTGTTGTGAATCTGCCTGCTTCTGTGTCTGCATTTGAATCCTATTTTTGTACATTGGACAGAGACCAGGTACACCTCATGGCAACAGCATGTTGTCTAAATTTGctagaccctgccaccttttctctCTTCAAACAGTGTGCTTgcgaccttattttcctctgaacagtttgttaattcagttatggaaaagacacaaaaaatcttagtttgtattataacctcattaatattgtaaatattaaaattctctCCTACTACACTGTATCCCTTTAATGATACTGTATGTATCATATGATCATCATATATtaataatatacatttatacTGCCAACGTTGCAGTAAAGGGAATATAGTTGAGGCCTGCACTTGGAAATTAGACTGTGACTTGAATTATCCCAATGACTCtacattatattatttattagtTGTGAAATGATGCACCTGCTTACATCCCCATTGTCATGACTCTCAAttccatgtctttgtgttgtgtcctgttgtgtattatgttttgtttttccatgccctcatgtgtcctttaagttctcctgtgtgtttccctaattgcagtttgtctccctctgtctgtgttttctcctctgtgctcctcccccttGTTACCTCACCTGgactcctccctcctctctctcctcacctgttcctcgt of Sparus aurata chromosome 17, fSpaAur1.1, whole genome shotgun sequence contains these proteins:
- the LOC115567951 gene encoding melanocortin receptor 5-like; the encoded protein is MDESSYQEEMMLGNSTWAYSYYPQNNTQFPPLLPDKTSTSKPPACEQVHIAIEVFLILGIISLLENILVITAIIKNKNLHSPMYFFVCSLAVADMLVSVSNAWETIIIYLLNNRQLVVEDHFIRQMDNVFDSMICISVVASMCSLLAIAVDRYVTIFYALRYHNIMTVKRAGCIIGAIWTFCTGCGIVFIIYSDTTPVIICLVSMFFAMLLIMASLYSHMFMLARSHVKRIAALPGYNSIHQRASMKGAITLTILLGIFIVCWAPFFLHLILMISCPRNLYCVCFMSHFNMYLILIMCNSVIDPLIYAFRSQEMRKTFKEIICCYNLRNACTNICVSKY